AGAGAACAAATATTGCAAGCCTTTTGTACTTGAAGTTCTACGGTTAAAAGTTCAAGGGATACTGTGTCCATTTAGACTTTATTGTATGGATTTCACCAGCTGGACAATAAGCCTTTTTTAATTTGCCAAAGTTTAATCTAACTTACTAATTTTCAAATTACCTTTCAATTTGTAAATGAATACTGAAGGCAGGATTCAAACTAGAAAGCCTCCACAAGCAAGTTACATTGAAAGAACTACTACTTCAATTCAATcataacaaattataaacaaaataataatgcCTTTAAAATCAAGCTACATAGGTATATCTTATAATTCAACAAGACGATAGTTACAAATAAGATGGGAAAAGATAAAGAATCTAAAGATGAATGATACTCCCATTATGATTATCCTCATCTAGCCAGATCTGGACTTGCTTCTTCCTACAGATGTCAAGGAGTGTATGAAGTGCCCTGAAGACCAATGGCCGACCAAGAGACAAGATGGATGCCAGAAGAAGACCATTGAATTTCTGTCCTATCTAGAACCCTTGGGCATGGTCCTGGCAATTATCTCTGTGCTTGGTGCCCTGATGCCAGCCGCTGTCCTTGTTATCTTCATCCAGAACCGTAACACACCAGTTGTGAAAGCAAACAACCGTGAACTCAGCTACCTCCTATTATTAGCCCTCATACTGTCCTTCGAGTGCTCTTTAGTGTTCATAGGCCACCCCACGACACTCACATGCATGTTGCAACAGATGACATTTGGAATTGTATTCGCCATCTGCATCTCTTGCCTGCTAGCCAAGACTATTATGGTGGTCATAGCCTTCAAGGCCACCAAGCCAACGAGCAACCTAAAGTTTTTGGTGGGACCACGACTGTCCAATGCCCTGGTATTAGCCTGCAGTCTCGTCCAGGTCCTCATCTGTGTCACTTGGCTGATCATGGCTCCCCCATTTTACCAAATGAACATGAAATACCAGATGGGAAAGATAGTCCTTGAATGCAATGAAGGGTCATTGGCTGCATTCTGCTGCATGCTGGGATACATGGGCTTTTTGTCTATTATCTGCTTCATTGTAGCCTTTTTCGCTAGAAGGTTGCCCGACAGTTTTAATGAGGCTAAGTTCATCACCTTTAGCATGATTATATTCATTGCTGTCTGGCTCTCTTTCATTCCTGCTTATCTAAGCACAACAGGGAAATACACAGTGGCTGTAGAAATATTTGCAATTTTGACCTCCAGTGTTGGGTTGTTGGGTTGTATATT
The DNA window shown above is from Rhinatrema bivittatum chromosome 19, aRhiBiv1.1, whole genome shotgun sequence and carries:
- the LOC115081156 gene encoding vomeronasal type-2 receptor 26-like, with amino-acid sequence MPARALPLEGAGGAEIYTQEVKIFQRGGPEDALKAGDPGGALQTRMAETPGSEGEMAASTSRTTGEPGEGAGSGAPVSTCSESCGPGFQKAILEGQPACCFDCIPCSKEEFSNQTDVKECMKCPEDQWPTKRQDGCQKKTIEFLSYLEPLGMVLAIISVLGALMPAAVLVIFIQNRNTPVVKANNRELSYLLLLALILSFECSLVFIGHPTTLTCMLQQMTFGIVFAICISCLLAKTIMVVIAFKATKPTSNLKFLVGPRLSNALVLACSLVQVLICVTWLIMAPPFYQMNMKYQMGKIVLECNEGSLAAFCCMLGYMGFLSIICFIVAFFARRLPDSFNEAKFITFSMIIFIAVWLSFIPAYLSTTGKYTVAVEIFAILTSSVGLLGCIFFPKCYIILFRPDMNTKEFLMGKATRSLKKTT